Proteins from one Oscillatoria nigro-viridis PCC 7112 genomic window:
- the lysS gene encoding lysine--tRNA ligase — protein MTLSEAEVRSQKVDELRSQGIEPYPSESYARSHTAKQVRQIFSQPGKELENGQSDPEEIPLRLAGRITSKRDSGKIGFIDLKDATDKIQLKIEKKIVTGEVGLSFEQIKKLLDVGDFVGVEGIGCRTPRGELSILVRELKLLSKATIQFPDAYYGINDPEVCRRHREMDLASNQDALNRFMLRSRIVQSIRSYLWQANFYEIETPTLQAIYGGAAAKPFITHHNALEVDLYLRVAPELFLKRAICGGFERVFELGKAFRNEGIDSTHNPEFTSLEVYQAYADVFDILTVVEDVICFAAAAVFGDVKEIENQGETISLERKFDYSEKYPGFSGKHWQVKTMVEAVRDEFGLDFDSLDLESAIDSATKLELHLSKLEQQSLGYVLYAVFDKLVVPKLIQPTFIIDYPVEVSPLAKGHRSKPGFVERFELFINGTEYSNGFSELNDPKEQRKRFEEQLAQKNAGDDEAHPMDEDFIQALSLGMPNCAGMGIGVDRLVMLLTNTQSIRDAVMFPTMRPVKD, from the coding sequence ATGACTCTGAGTGAAGCCGAAGTCCGCAGTCAAAAAGTAGACGAACTGCGATCGCAAGGCATAGAACCGTATCCCAGTGAATCCTACGCGCGATCGCACACAGCCAAGCAAGTTCGCCAAATATTTAGTCAGCCGGGAAAAGAACTCGAAAACGGACAAAGTGACCCCGAAGAAATTCCCCTGCGATTAGCCGGCCGCATCACTTCCAAGCGAGACAGCGGCAAAATTGGTTTCATCGATTTAAAAGACGCCACAGACAAAATTCAACTCAAAATCGAGAAAAAAATAGTAACCGGCGAAGTTGGTTTGAGCTTTGAACAAATTAAAAAATTGCTCGATGTCGGCGATTTTGTCGGCGTCGAAGGTATCGGCTGCCGCACCCCCAGGGGAGAACTTTCTATTTTAGTGAGGGAATTAAAGCTGTTATCAAAAGCTACCATTCAATTTCCCGATGCTTATTACGGAATTAACGACCCCGAAGTTTGCCGCCGTCACCGCGAAATGGATTTGGCAAGCAACCAAGATGCGCTCAACCGTTTTATGCTGCGAAGCCGCATCGTTCAAAGCATCCGTTCCTATCTCTGGCAAGCAAATTTTTACGAAATAGAAACGCCGACACTGCAAGCTATTTACGGCGGTGCTGCTGCCAAGCCATTCATCACTCACCACAATGCTTTAGAGGTGGATTTGTATTTGCGAGTGGCTCCAGAATTATTCTTAAAAAGAGCGATTTGCGGCGGTTTCGAGCGAGTATTTGAACTAGGGAAAGCATTTAGAAATGAGGGCATTGACAGCACCCACAATCCAGAGTTTACCTCTTTAGAAGTTTACCAAGCTTATGCTGATGTCTTCGACATTTTAACAGTTGTCGAAGACGTGATATGTTTCGCAGCGGCTGCTGTATTTGGGGATGTCAAAGAAATTGAAAATCAGGGGGAAACGATTAGTTTAGAACGCAAGTTCGACTACAGCGAAAAATATCCCGGTTTCAGCGGCAAACACTGGCAAGTGAAAACGATGGTAGAAGCTGTCAGAGACGAGTTTGGGCTGGATTTTGACAGTTTGGACTTGGAAAGTGCGATCGACTCTGCAACCAAACTAGAATTGCACCTCTCTAAGTTAGAACAACAGAGTTTAGGCTACGTGCTCTATGCAGTTTTTGACAAGTTAGTTGTTCCCAAACTAATTCAACCTACATTCATCATCGACTACCCTGTTGAAGTCAGTCCCTTAGCAAAAGGACATCGCAGCAAGCCCGGATTTGTAGAACGTTTCGAGCTATTTATCAACGGTACAGAATACTCGAACGGCTTCTCAGAATTGAACGATCCGAAAGAGCAAAGAAAGCGGTTTGAGGAACAGTTAGCGCAGAAAAATGCCGGCGATGACGAAGCGCATCCAATGGATGAAGACTTTATTCAAGCGCTATCTTTGGGAATGCCTAATTGTGCGGGCATGGGCATCGGCGTAGACAGATTGGTGATGCTTTTAACTAATACTCAAAGCATCCGAGATGCCGTCATGTTCCCGACAATGCGGCCGGTCAAAGATTGA
- a CDS encoding TerD family protein — translation MGIQLKKGERFNLSKTTPSLTKVAIALGWEIASELNFSDSNQQSCDIDASVFALGSDGKIPDERYFVFYNNSQSPDGAIAHSGDNQTGQTQGDDETIYVDLGKVTAAVEEMVFVVTIHDAQAKHQNFSQIRNAFIRLYDRATDSELARYDLTEGFSEETAVEFGRLYKKDAAWRFQAVGQGYKAGLQSFVEKYHSEIQPQEKPAKRTVELPKLPVIEDSHKSQKAIALDKKLEEKAPHIFNLAKKADISLKKANLTNHDAQVALCLDISASMSSLYSSGKIQRLAEKILALGCRFDDNGSIDIFLFGVNPHNPGEMSIDNFSNFIHHILQQYPLEGGTYYGKVMKEIRNFYFPDGRGSRRYAPIKADRPVYVMFVTDGETADESESKQQLQWSSREPIFWQFMAIGKSQKDVKSKGVRGWLARAAASDFSFLEQLDEMGDRYLDNADFFSLEDPEHIADEELYDLLTAEYPNWVKSARIKNLLP, via the coding sequence ATGGGAATTCAATTAAAGAAGGGCGAAAGATTCAATCTTTCTAAAACAACTCCAAGTTTAACAAAAGTTGCGATCGCCCTGGGGTGGGAAATAGCAAGTGAACTAAATTTCTCAGACTCAAACCAGCAAAGCTGCGATATCGATGCCTCGGTTTTTGCATTAGGTTCTGATGGCAAAATCCCCGATGAAAGATACTTTGTATTTTACAATAACTCGCAGTCGCCGGACGGAGCGATCGCCCATTCGGGAGATAATCAAACCGGTCAAACTCAAGGAGATGACGAGACAATTTATGTAGACTTAGGAAAAGTAACGGCTGCGGTTGAGGAAATGGTCTTTGTGGTCACAATTCACGACGCACAAGCTAAACATCAAAATTTCAGCCAAATCAGAAATGCTTTTATCCGATTGTACGATCGCGCAACCGACAGCGAACTAGCGCGCTATGATTTAACAGAAGGTTTTTCTGAAGAAACAGCAGTCGAGTTCGGACGGTTGTATAAAAAAGATGCAGCTTGGAGATTTCAGGCCGTAGGACAAGGATATAAAGCCGGGTTGCAGAGTTTTGTTGAGAAATATCATTCAGAGATTCAACCGCAAGAAAAACCAGCAAAACGTACAGTAGAACTGCCTAAATTACCAGTTATTGAAGATAGCCACAAAAGTCAGAAAGCTATAGCATTAGACAAAAAGCTTGAGGAGAAAGCGCCGCACATTTTCAATCTCGCCAAGAAAGCCGATATCTCGCTAAAAAAGGCAAATCTCACAAATCACGATGCTCAAGTAGCGCTTTGCCTCGATATTTCGGCTTCCATGTCTTCCCTATACAGTTCAGGAAAAATTCAGCGTTTGGCAGAGAAGATTTTGGCTTTGGGATGTCGGTTTGATGACAACGGATCGATCGACATATTTCTGTTTGGAGTCAACCCCCACAATCCCGGTGAAATGTCGATCGACAATTTCTCAAACTTCATTCACCACATACTGCAACAGTATCCTTTAGAAGGAGGTACTTACTACGGTAAAGTGATGAAGGAAATTAGAAACTTCTATTTTCCTGACGGTCGCGGTAGCAGGCGGTACGCACCTATTAAAGCCGATCGACCTGTCTACGTGATGTTTGTCACGGATGGAGAAACGGCAGACGAATCGGAAAGCAAGCAGCAGCTACAATGGTCGTCCCGCGAGCCGATATTTTGGCAGTTTATGGCGATCGGCAAGTCGCAGAAAGATGTCAAAAGTAAGGGAGTTCGCGGGTGGTTAGCAAGAGCCGCAGCGAGCGATTTTAGCTTTTTAGAGCAGCTTGACGAAATGGGCGATCGCTACCTAGACAACGCCGATTTCTTCAGTTTAGAAGACCCGGAACATATTGCCGATGAGGAATTATACGATTTGTTGACCGCCGAATATCCAAATTGGGTAAAATCAGCACGAATCAAAAATCTCTTACCCTAG
- a CDS encoding PAS domain-containing sensor histidine kinase: MIWNFLNHLLFTGNYIPHGHCYLWQRQLVALHIVSDSIIALAYYSIPLSLIYFIFQRKDLPFRNIFWLFAAFILSCGTTHVMEVWTLWHPVYWVSGILKIITAAISGYTAFALIPFVPQALTLLSPTQLGMIDSILQKEIIERRETEARYQTLTEASPVGIFYADAGGDCLYVNERWCKISGIACDEALGKGWLQGIHPDDRERVFSEWYSAAQDKLPFKSEYRFQGINHPQISWVFGQSVGQIGENGEVKSYVCTITDITERKQVEEENRLLNETLEHRVAERTAQIEISNHQLQKEIAYREKIALTLLELTQLQNAILNSANYTIISTDPDGTIKTFNRAAEQLLGYSLEEVVGKVTIAIIHEPLEVAQRAEVLSQELGVKIEPGIQVFFALPCREIADENEWTYIRKDGSRFPVLLSVTALFDSNGNITGFLGIGQDITDRKQAEKELRDLTAAMQNAMEGISRLDIEGRYVNVNRAYAHQCGYEPEQMLGLEWQLTVHPGDIEMMLSAYQEMVISGKVEVEARGVRKNGSFFYKQLTMVKACDGQGIFNGHHCFMKDITERKLTERALQESEFKYRQIVELAEEGIWVIDRNGLTTYVNHAMARMLGYSELEMFGRSLFDFMEEPEKPQALALVERRRQGIGEQHEFKFKRKDGKDIWTDMSTSPVMDSQGNLLSCCALVYNITSRKEAEQQMLQLTEDLKRSNEELEQFAYVASHDLQEPLRAVTSYTQLLAQRYQGNLDDRADKYINYIVDGATRMQQLINDLLAYSRLGTRGQEFEQADCNAAVEKSLCNLQIAIAERKAVITCDAMPTVMADESQLVQLFQNLIGNGIKFCRQDIPFIHIAARRQESEWLFSVRDNGIGIDPQYADRIFIIFARLHGRRQYSGTGIGLAMCKRIVERHGGRIWVESQEGKGATFYFTIPIIST, from the coding sequence ATGATTTGGAATTTTTTAAATCATTTGTTATTCACCGGGAATTATATTCCTCACGGCCACTGTTACCTTTGGCAGCGACAGCTAGTCGCGCTCCACATAGTTTCAGACTCTATTATTGCCCTAGCCTACTATTCAATACCGCTATCGCTAATTTATTTTATATTTCAGCGAAAAGACTTGCCCTTTCGCAATATCTTTTGGCTGTTTGCAGCCTTTATTCTCTCCTGCGGCACTACTCATGTAATGGAAGTTTGGACGCTTTGGCATCCTGTTTATTGGGTTTCTGGCATTCTAAAAATTATTACCGCCGCGATTTCTGGTTACACCGCTTTTGCATTAATTCCTTTCGTTCCCCAAGCATTAACTCTCCTGAGTCCAACTCAATTAGGGATGATCGATTCCATACTGCAAAAAGAAATAATTGAACGCCGAGAAACGGAAGCTCGCTATCAAACTTTAACTGAAGCTTCGCCGGTAGGAATATTTTATGCAGATGCTGGAGGAGACTGCTTGTATGTCAACGAGCGCTGGTGTAAAATTTCGGGAATTGCCTGTGATGAAGCTTTGGGTAAAGGGTGGTTGCAAGGCATTCATCCAGACGACCGCGAGCGAGTTTTTTCTGAATGGTATAGCGCCGCGCAGGACAAATTGCCGTTTAAATCTGAGTACCGCTTTCAAGGCATTAATCACCCTCAAATCAGTTGGGTATTCGGTCAATCTGTCGGTCAAATCGGAGAAAATGGGGAGGTTAAAAGTTATGTGTGTACTATTACTGATATTACAGAACGCAAGCAGGTAGAAGAGGAAAATCGACTGCTCAATGAAACTCTGGAGCATCGAGTTGCTGAGCGCACTGCTCAAATCGAAATTTCTAACCATCAATTGCAAAAAGAAATCGCCTACCGCGAAAAAATTGCGCTCACTTTGTTGGAATTGACGCAACTGCAAAATGCAATTCTTAATAGCGCTAACTACACAATTATTTCTACAGATCCCGACGGTACAATTAAAACATTTAATCGGGCGGCAGAGCAACTTTTAGGTTATTCGCTAGAAGAAGTAGTCGGAAAAGTCACCATAGCAATAATTCACGAGCCTCTGGAGGTCGCTCAAAGAGCTGAAGTTCTTTCTCAAGAATTGGGAGTGAAAATAGAGCCGGGAATTCAAGTATTTTTTGCCTTGCCGTGCCGGGAAATCGCGGACGAAAATGAATGGACTTACATTCGCAAAGATGGTTCGCGGTTTCCGGTACTGCTGTCGGTGACTGCCTTATTTGATAGTAACGGAAATATCACTGGTTTTTTGGGTATCGGTCAGGATATTACCGATCGCAAACAAGCTGAAAAAGAGCTGCGCGACCTCACCGCAGCCATGCAAAATGCGATGGAAGGCATTTCGCGGCTGGATATTGAGGGGCGCTACGTGAATGTTAACCGAGCTTACGCTCATCAATGCGGTTACGAACCGGAACAAATGCTTGGGCTGGAATGGCAGCTCACCGTACATCCGGGCGATATTGAGATGATGCTTTCAGCTTATCAGGAAATGGTAATTTCTGGGAAAGTAGAAGTTGAAGCTAGAGGCGTCCGGAAAAATGGCTCGTTTTTTTACAAGCAATTAACGATGGTAAAAGCTTGCGACGGACAAGGGATATTTAACGGTCATCACTGTTTTATGAAAGATATCACCGAGCGAAAACTAACGGAAAGAGCGTTGCAGGAAAGCGAATTCAAGTACAGGCAAATAGTTGAATTAGCAGAAGAAGGTATTTGGGTAATTGACAGAAATGGTCTCACAACTTACGTGAACCACGCAATGGCACGAATGCTCGGCTATAGCGAATTAGAAATGTTCGGGCGATCGCTTTTTGATTTCATGGAGGAACCGGAAAAACCACAAGCTCTCGCTCTTGTCGAGCGGCGCAGGCAAGGTATTGGTGAACAACACGAATTTAAATTCAAACGCAAGGACGGCAAAGATATTTGGACTGATATGTCTACCAGTCCAGTCATGGACTCCCAGGGGAATCTGCTGTCTTGTTGCGCCTTGGTTTACAACATTACCAGCCGCAAAGAAGCAGAGCAGCAAATGCTGCAACTTACAGAAGATTTGAAGCGTTCCAACGAGGAATTAGAACAATTTGCTTATGTTGCTTCCCACGATTTGCAAGAACCGCTCCGAGCCGTTACCAGTTACACTCAATTGCTGGCCCAGCGCTATCAAGGAAATTTGGACGATCGCGCAGATAAGTATATTAATTATATTGTCGATGGCGCCACGAGAATGCAGCAGTTAATTAACGATTTGTTGGCGTATTCGCGCCTGGGAACGAGGGGTCAGGAGTTTGAGCAGGCGGACTGCAATGCTGCTGTCGAGAAAAGTTTGTGCAATTTGCAAATTGCGATCGCCGAAAGAAAAGCTGTAATCACCTGCGACGCGATGCCAACCGTGATGGCAGATGAATCTCAACTGGTGCAATTATTCCAAAATTTGATCGGCAACGGCATCAAATTTTGTCGCCAAGATATCCCATTCATTCATATCGCTGCCCGCAGGCAAGAGAGCGAATGGCTGTTCAGCGTCCGCGATAACGGCATTGGCATCGATCCGCAGTATGCCGATCGCATTTTTATCATTTTTGCGCGCCTGCACGGACGCCGCCAATATTCCGGTACTGGCATAGGTTTGGCGATGTGCAAACGCATTGTTGAACGCCACGGCGGCCGCATCTGGGTGGAATCTCAAGAGGGAAAAGGAGCGACTTTTTACTTCACTATTCCTATAATTAGTACCTGA
- a CDS encoding response regulator yields MSDRSTVRPIEILLIEDSPSDADLAIEVLSQGKILNNLHFVEDGVEAIKFLRRKEPYLRVPRPDLILLDLHLPKKSGIEVLEEIKNDPTLKLIPVVILSTSAAPEDIFKSYSLHANCYITKPVDFVQFTKVVRLIEEFWLAVVKLPLN; encoded by the coding sequence ATGAGCGATCGAAGCACTGTTAGACCTATAGAGATTCTGCTAATTGAGGATTCTCCCAGCGATGCCGATTTGGCAATAGAAGTCCTCAGTCAGGGTAAAATATTGAATAACTTGCATTTTGTGGAGGATGGAGTCGAAGCAATTAAGTTTTTGCGCCGAAAAGAACCCTATCTCAGGGTACCTCGTCCCGATTTGATTTTGCTCGATTTGCATCTGCCGAAAAAAAGCGGTATTGAAGTGCTAGAAGAAATTAAAAATGACCCAACCTTAAAATTAATTCCTGTAGTGATTCTCAGCACTTCAGCAGCTCCCGAAGATATTTTTAAGTCATACTCCCTCCACGCCAACTGTTACATAACAAAACCAGTAGACTTCGTACAATTTACTAAAGTAGTCAGGTTAATTGAGGAATTCTGGCTGGCAGTCGTCAAACTTCCTCTAAATTAA
- a CDS encoding sensor histidine kinase, with translation MWIKILLVEDNPADADLLAELLEVSVGVQWELVSVEFLHEAIAQLCKQPFDVVLLDLSLPDSRGLETLTRLREVAPDVPMVVMTGLDDEAIALESVRLGAQDYIVKGHITTQLLVRTIRYAIERSQTFQMLRESERRFRAIFDSSFQLTKLLTPEGIVLEVNETALDFAGLRSEGIVGRPIWEMAIWAQSPQVSEQLQCAIGKASRGEFFRSEIDLLGKSGQIMTVDFSLKPVKNETGQVLLLIAEARDISDRKRAEAEILKALAREKELSELRAKFVTMVSHEFRTPLTTIQFSAGLLQDYSSQWSQDKKSTHFVRIQLAIKRMTELLEDILVIGKIEANTLQFQPVSLNLEKFCRQVVEEQQLNDSNQHPIAFQYEGGNCEAQMDEKLLQQILGNVLSNAIKYSPVGSTVSLHLNCQNKEAVFQVQDQGIGIPQADRERILETFYRAQNVGTISGTGLGLAIVKRAVELHDGQLAIDSQEGKGTTFTITLPLICAPVNNN, from the coding sequence ATGTGGATTAAGATTCTGTTAGTAGAAGACAATCCTGCTGATGCTGATTTGCTTGCAGAACTGTTAGAAGTATCTGTGGGCGTCCAGTGGGAACTGGTGTCTGTTGAGTTCCTGCACGAGGCGATCGCACAACTGTGCAAACAACCCTTTGATGTAGTTTTGCTCGACCTTTCTTTGCCGGACAGCCGCGGTTTGGAAACCCTAACTCGCCTGCGAGAAGTTGCTCCTGATGTGCCAATGGTGGTAATGACAGGCTTGGACGATGAGGCGATAGCCCTTGAATCAGTTCGCTTGGGAGCTCAAGACTATATTGTTAAAGGTCACATTACTACTCAATTATTAGTGCGGACGATCCGCTACGCGATCGAACGATCTCAAACATTTCAAATGCTCAGGGAAAGCGAGCGGCGCTTTCGGGCGATTTTTGACTCTTCGTTTCAGCTAACCAAGCTGCTGACTCCCGAAGGAATCGTGCTGGAAGTGAACGAGACAGCCCTCGATTTTGCCGGATTGCGATCGGAGGGTATTGTAGGCCGCCCGATTTGGGAAATGGCGATTTGGGCCCAGTCGCCACAGGTTTCCGAACAATTGCAATGCGCGATCGGCAAAGCAAGTCGCGGCGAGTTTTTCCGCAGCGAAATCGACTTGTTAGGCAAAAGCGGCCAAATTATGACTGTTGATTTCTCACTGAAACCTGTTAAAAATGAAACAGGACAAGTTTTGCTGCTGATTGCGGAAGCCCGTGACATTAGCGATCGCAAACGAGCAGAAGCGGAAATTCTCAAAGCCCTCGCACGAGAAAAGGAACTTTCAGAACTGCGAGCTAAATTTGTCACAATGGTTTCCCACGAGTTCCGCACACCTTTGACAACCATCCAATTTTCCGCTGGATTGCTGCAAGATTACAGTTCTCAGTGGTCTCAAGATAAAAAATCTACTCATTTTGTGCGGATTCAATTAGCAATTAAACGCATGACAGAGTTATTAGAAGATATCCTCGTAATTGGCAAAATAGAAGCCAATACCTTGCAGTTTCAACCGGTTTCCTTAAACCTCGAAAAATTTTGCCGTCAAGTGGTAGAAGAGCAGCAGCTCAACGACAGCAACCAACACCCGATCGCCTTTCAATATGAAGGCGGCAACTGCGAGGCTCAAATGGATGAAAAACTGCTGCAGCAAATTTTGGGAAATGTCCTCTCAAATGCCATCAAATATTCTCCCGTCGGCAGTACAGTTTCGTTGCACCTCAACTGTCAAAACAAAGAAGCTGTTTTCCAAGTTCAAGACCAGGGCATCGGCATTCCCCAAGCCGATCGAGAGCGGATCTTAGAAACTTTTTACCGAGCTCAAAATGTCGGCACTATTTCGGGAACAGGTCTCGGTTTAGCAATTGTGAAGAGGGCTGTGGAACTTCACGACGGTCAACTCGCGATCGACAGTCAAGAAGGAAAAGGCACAACTTTCACTATTACCTTGCCTTTAATTTGCGCTCCAGTCAATAACAACTGA
- a CDS encoding TerD family protein, translating into MAINLTKGQSIVLSKSEYDLSRLTMALGWDVAQAKKGLFGRSSGANFDLDSYALLLGENGKIKNYKEDVIYYSHLESKDQTVVHSGDNLTGEGEGDDEQILVKLSSLPAQYHKIILGVNIYDGKERKQHFGLVENAFVRAVDAAGKEIARYRLSNDPSYEGKLNMLMGEVYREGGEWKFKALGNPLAEDLNGVVGSFMR; encoded by the coding sequence ATGGCTATCAACTTGACAAAAGGACAATCGATCGTTCTCAGCAAAAGCGAATACGACTTGTCCAGACTGACAATGGCTTTGGGCTGGGATGTTGCACAAGCTAAAAAAGGTCTTTTCGGCCGAAGCAGCGGTGCCAATTTTGACTTAGATTCCTACGCTCTGCTGCTGGGAGAAAATGGCAAAATCAAGAACTACAAAGAAGATGTAATTTATTACTCTCATTTGGAGTCAAAAGACCAAACTGTTGTTCACTCAGGGGACAATCTCACGGGCGAGGGAGAGGGAGACGACGAACAAATATTGGTGAAATTGAGTTCTTTGCCAGCACAATATCACAAAATAATTTTGGGCGTTAATATTTACGATGGGAAAGAGAGAAAACAGCATTTTGGGCTGGTAGAAAATGCTTTCGTGAGAGCTGTAGATGCCGCCGGGAAAGAAATAGCTCGCTATCGCTTGTCAAATGACCCATCTTATGAAGGAAAATTAAATATGTTGATGGGAGAAGTTTATCGAGAAGGCGGCGAGTGGAAGTTTAAGGCTTTGGGAAATCCTTTGGCTGAAGATTTGAACGGTGTTGTCGGTTCGTTTATGCGGTGA
- the tkt gene encoding transketolase — protein sequence MAVATQSLEELCINSIRFLAIDAVEKAKSGHPGLPMGAAPMAFVLWDRFMRFNPKNPKWFNRDRFVLSAGHGCMLQYALLYLTGYDSVTLDDIKQFRQWESKTPGHPENFVTEGVEVTTGPLGQGIANAVGLAMAEAHLAAKFNKPDHTIVDHYTYVILGDGCQMEGVSGEACSLAGHLGLGKLIALYDDNHISIEGNTNLAFTEDVGKRFEAYGWHVVTVDNTNLDEDTSLEAVHKAIEESKKVTDKPSMIKIRTIIGYGSPNKRDSYSAHGAALGSDEVQATRDFLNWEHPPFVVPDDALAHFRKAVDRGAQAEQEWQTAFDAYKAAYPAEAAEYERTVAGKLPEGWDKVLPTYKPEDKADSTRNHSGKCLNALAGVLPELIGGSADLASSNMTLLKGEKDFQKGQYEGRNLRFGVREHGMGAIANGLLLHGGLIPYCATFLVFADYMRGAIRLSALSEAGVIYVMTHDSVALGEDGPTHQPVETIASLRVIPDLLVMRPADGNETSGAYKVAVESRTRPTLMALSRQNLPNLAGSSIEGTAKGAYILSDDGGTPDIILIGTGGETYLCVDAAEKLRAAGNKVRVVSMPCWELFDLQDAAYRESVLPKAVTKRLAVEAACSFGWGRYLGSEGDSISIDRFGASAPGPVALEKFGYTVDNVVAKAQALLG from the coding sequence ATGGCTGTTGCAACCCAATCACTCGAAGAACTCTGCATCAACTCTATTCGCTTTTTGGCCATCGATGCGGTAGAAAAAGCAAAATCAGGACACCCGGGACTGCCGATGGGCGCTGCCCCTATGGCCTTTGTGCTGTGGGATCGGTTCATGCGGTTCAACCCCAAAAACCCCAAGTGGTTTAACCGCGATCGCTTCGTCCTCTCCGCCGGCCACGGCTGTATGCTACAGTACGCCCTCCTGTACTTGACCGGCTACGATAGCGTCACCCTCGACGACATCAAGCAATTTCGCCAGTGGGAATCCAAAACCCCCGGACACCCCGAAAACTTCGTCACCGAAGGCGTAGAAGTTACCACAGGCCCCCTGGGACAAGGAATTGCTAATGCCGTCGGTTTGGCAATGGCAGAAGCTCACCTCGCTGCTAAGTTTAACAAACCCGACCACACAATTGTTGACCACTACACCTATGTAATTTTGGGTGACGGCTGCCAAATGGAAGGTGTTTCTGGCGAAGCTTGTTCTTTGGCCGGACACCTGGGACTGGGCAAATTAATTGCCTTGTACGATGACAATCACATTTCCATTGAAGGTAATACTAATTTAGCCTTTACTGAAGATGTGGGCAAGCGTTTTGAAGCCTACGGCTGGCACGTTGTTACTGTAGATAATACCAATCTTGACGAAGATACTAGCTTAGAAGCAGTTCACAAAGCTATTGAAGAATCCAAGAAAGTGACGGACAAACCGTCGATGATTAAAATCCGCACGATCATCGGTTACGGTTCTCCGAATAAACGGGATTCTTACAGCGCTCACGGTGCTGCTTTGGGTAGCGATGAAGTGCAAGCAACTCGCGATTTCTTGAATTGGGAACACCCACCGTTTGTGGTTCCCGATGATGCTTTGGCTCACTTCCGCAAAGCAGTCGATCGCGGCGCTCAAGCTGAACAAGAATGGCAGACAGCTTTTGATGCTTATAAAGCAGCATATCCTGCAGAAGCAGCAGAATACGAGCGCACGGTGGCCGGCAAACTTCCTGAAGGTTGGGATAAAGTTTTGCCGACATACAAGCCGGAAGATAAAGCAGATTCCACTCGGAATCATTCTGGAAAGTGTTTGAATGCTTTGGCAGGTGTGCTACCTGAATTGATCGGCGGTTCCGCTGACTTGGCATCTTCTAACATGACTTTGCTCAAGGGTGAAAAAGACTTCCAAAAAGGTCAGTACGAAGGACGCAACCTGCGGTTTGGCGTGCGGGAGCACGGCATGGGCGCGATCGCCAACGGCTTGCTCCTCCACGGCGGTTTAATTCCTTACTGCGCTACTTTCTTGGTATTTGCTGACTATATGCGGGGCGCAATTCGCCTCTCTGCACTCTCGGAAGCTGGAGTTATTTATGTAATGACTCACGACTCCGTAGCCTTGGGCGAAGACGGCCCCACTCACCAACCCGTGGAAACTATCGCTTCTTTGCGCGTAATTCCCGATTTGTTGGTAATGCGCCCTGCTGATGGTAATGAAACATCCGGCGCTTACAAAGTGGCAGTTGAAAGCCGCACTCGCCCAACTTTAATGGCTTTGTCGCGCCAAAATCTGCCCAATTTGGCTGGAAGTTCGATCGAAGGAACGGCCAAAGGCGCTTACATTTTGTCCGACGACGGCGGCACTCCCGACATCATTTTAATCGGCACCGGCGGCGAAACCTACCTCTGCGTTGATGCCGCTGAAAAATTGCGCGCTGCAGGTAATAAAGTGCGCGTAGTTTCGATGCCTTGCTGGGAATTGTTCGACTTACAAGATGCCGCTTACCGCGAATCGGTACTGCCGAAAGCTGTTACTAAGCGGTTGGCCGTTGAAGCAGCTTGTAGCTTCGGCTGGGGACGTTATTTGGGTTCCGAAGGCGATAGCATCAGCATCGACAGATTCGGCGCTTCTGCACCGGGCCCCGTTGCTTTAGAAAAGTTTGGCTACACCGTTGATAATGTGGTAGCTAAGGCTCAGGCGCTGTTGGGTTAA